One part of the Parambassis ranga chromosome 8, fParRan2.1, whole genome shotgun sequence genome encodes these proteins:
- the fbxl20 gene encoding F-box/LRR-repeat protein 20, with protein MGKEVNGVSRSRFEMFTNSDEAVINKKLPKELLLRIFSFLDVVTLCRCAQVSRSWNVLALDGSNWQRIDLFDFQRDIEGRVVENISKRCGGFLRKLSLRGCLGVGDSALRTFSQNCRNIELLSLNGCTKITDSTCNSLSKFCPKLKHLDLASCTSITNLSLKALSEGCPLLEQLNISWCDQVTKDGIQALVRSCPGLKGLFLKGCTQLEDEALKHIGAHCPELVTLNLQTCSQITDEGLITICRGCHRLQSLCVSGCANITDAILHALGQNCPRLRILEVARCSQLTDVGFTTLARNCHELEKMDLEECVQITDGTLIQLSIHCPRLQVLSLSHCELITDDGIRHLGSGPCAHDRLEVIELDNCPLITDASLEHLKSCHSLDRIELYDCQQITRAGIKRLRTHLPNIKVHAYFAPVTPPPSVGGSRQRFCRCCVLL; from the exons ATGGGGAAGGAGGTAAACGGTGTTTCACGGAGCCGGTTTGAG ATGTTCACAAATAGTGATGAGGCAGTCATCAATAAGAAGCTGCCTAAGGAGCTGTTGCTACG AATCTTCTCCTTTCTGGATGTGGTGACACTCTGTCGCTGTGCCCAGGTCTCACGG TCCTGGAATGTTCTGGCCTTGGATGGCAGCAACTGGCAACGAATTGACCTCTTTGACTTCCAGAGGGACATAGAG GGTCGGGTGGTGGAGAACATTTCAAAGCGATGTGGGGGCTTTCTTCGGAAACTGAGCCTGCGGGGGTGTCTGGGTGTGGGTGACAGCGCCCTGAG GACTTTCTCACAGAATTGTAGGAACATCGAACTGCTTAGTCTGAACGGCTGTACCAAGATCACTGACAG CACGTGTAATAGCCTCAGTAAGTTCTGTCCAAAGCTGAAGCACCTGGACCTCGCCTCCTGTACCTCTATCACCAACCTGTCGCTCAAAGCTCTCAG CGAGGGTTGCCCTCTCTTGGAGCAGCTTAACATTTCCTGGTGTGATCAGGTCACCAAGGATGGCATCCAGGCCCTGGTGCGCTCCTGCCCTGGTCTCAAAGGCCTTTTCCTAAAGGGCTGCACACAG CTAGAAGATGAGGCGCTGAAGCATATTGGGGCTCACTGTCCAGAGCTGGTCACACTCAACTTGCAGACATGCTCA CAGATCACAGATGAGGGCCTCATCACAATTTGCCGGGGCTGCCACCGCCtgcagtctctgtgtgtgtcgggTTGTGCCAACATCACAGACGCCATCTTGCATGCCCTGGGACAGAACTGCCCCAGGCTCAG AATATTAGAAGTGGCTCGTTGCTCTCAGCTTACAGATGTGGGCTTCACTACATTAGCAAGG AATTGTCATGAGCTTGAAAAGATGGATTTAGAAGAATGTGTGCAG ATCACAGATGGCACACTCATCCAGCTGTCTATCCACTGCCCTCGTTTGCAAGTcctg agtctgtctcactgtgaGCTGATCACTGATGATGGCATCAGACACCTCGGCAGCGGGCCGTGCGCTCATGATCGCCTGGAGGTGATCGAGCTGGACAACTGCCCCCTGATCACAGACGCCTCGCTGGAGCACCTGAAGAGCTGCCATAGCCTGGATCGCATTGAGCTCTATGACTGCCAGCAGATCACCCGCGCCGGCATCAAGAGATTAAGG ACCCATCTGCCTAACATCAAAGTGCATGCATACTTCGCTCCTGTCACTCCGCCCCCCTCCGTCGGGGGCAGCCGTCAGAGGTTTTGCCGCTGCTGCGTCCTGCTATGA